The following proteins come from a genomic window of Carcharodon carcharias isolate sCarCar2 chromosome 10, sCarCar2.pri, whole genome shotgun sequence:
- the LOC121283559 gene encoding dispanin subfamily A member 2b-like — MAKTVSSDSESTVAGSVRDYLVWSIFNLSYMNFGCLGLVALIFSIKSRDRKIVEDLEGARYFAAKARTFNIAAAVLSAIVFIIFIALLAAGMFKVAKTVQLQQKYKLFGKG, encoded by the exons ATGGCGAAAACAGTGAGCAGCGACTCGGAATCCACTGTTGCAGGGTCGGTTCGGGACTACCTGGTCTGGTCCATCTTCAACCTCTCGTACATGAATTTCGGCTGCCTCGGATTAGTGGCGCTGATCTTCTCGATCAAA TCTAGAGATCGGAAAATTGTGGAAGATTTAGAAGGAGCTCGGTACTTTGCAGCCAAAGCCCGAACATTCAATATTGCAGCCGCAGTGCTGAGCGCCATTGTCTTCATAATCTTCATTGCATTGCTAGCCGCTGGCATGTTTAAGGTGGCGAAAACGGTGCAACTGCAACAAAAATATAAATTGTTTGGAAAGGGGTAG